CTCTTGATTCAACAATTTTTTTAGCAGTTTCTTTATCAATCAAATTTAATTTATTTAATTCGTCTAATGAAAGATTATTAGCTGAATCTAGTATTGAATCACTATCTCGAGATAAGTGAAGTGGAGCCCTACCTTCTTTCATTTCATTTTCAAGTATAGATATGGTTTCTTTAGGTAACATAGTTTTAACATTGTTAAAGTTACCTGTTGTAGTAGCTTGGCGAATTAAAGTTCCACTTACTCCTTTAATACGCTTAACAAATATAAATTTGTTTTTAAAGTCAAAATTGATTTTTTTTAAAGATTTTGAAAGCGAAGCTATAACATAATTATCTTCTTCAAGTTTACCTTCAAATAAAACTTCAGAAGTGTCCATATCGATGATTTTATAAGGTTTAGGAGCAACTCCATGGCCTTTAGCTATTCTATCAAGAATAATCCCATATTCATCAAAAGGACGATATCCTCTAGGCATATAGTCAGCACAAACCCCTTGGAAAGTTTTAGCTAAGCACAATGAGTATTGTCCAGAACCCATAATTCCCATAGGAGGCCCTTCAACTACAATATCTGCACCAACAGCTATAGCTATTTTAGCTCTAGCTTGTCTAGTCATTATAAAAGGAATTCCTCTACCACTTCTTTCAAATAGGCCCGGTACAATAGCTACAAAAATTCCATTAGGAACTTTCTCTTTAGCTACTTTCATACAATGATAATGCCCATTATGAAGAGGATTGTATTCTGTGAAATCAGCAATGATTGGATTTTCGTCAGATTTAAAAGGAATACTTTTATGATTATCTTCAATGTTATCATCATGCATATTATTATCAATATCAATGTTAATATCATTATTATAATTATTAGATGATTTATAATTGATAGAATCATTATAATCCTTAAAAAAGATTTTTCTATCTCTTTTAATGATTTCTTTTACAAAATCTTCTGATGGTTGTAGTTCATCTGAAGGCATATTTTTATTTATATTTTTTTCATTATAATTAGTTTTCTAATATTAAAAAAGAAAGTATGAAAATACAAAGATACTAGAATAAAATACTACAATAAAAATATAAGGTATAAAAAACAAATAATTAGAAAAAAAATAAGAATATCCAAATTTTGAGGTATTACTATTAATTTATTACTTTATTATTTTATTATTCAATGATTAAATCTCCAGGAAGCTAAAAATGAACGATTTAGTACTTAAAAATTGTAAATTTGTTGATAATTCTGATAATAATTATATTGGGATAAAAAATGGAAAAATTGCAGAAATATCTAAACAACCTTTGAAAGGAGATAATGAGGTTGATGTAAAAAATAACTTCGTTTTACCAGGTTTAATTGATCCCCATGTTCATTTTAGAGATCCTGGTTTAACTTACAAAGAAAGTCTTAAAACAGGGAGTTTGGCTGCAGCTAATGGAGGATTTACAACTATATTAGATATGCCCAACACAATTCCTCCAACAGATACAGCTAAAGCTTTTAAAGAAAAGAAAAAAATAGGTGAAAATAAAAGCATAGTCAATTTTGGACTTCATGCTGGAGTTAAAGATTTAGATAATCTTAGAAAAATAGCTAAGCTTAATCCTGCTTCTTTTAAAATATTCATGGATTTATTTAGTGATTCTGAAATTGA
Above is a window of Methanobrevibacter sp. TMH8 DNA encoding:
- a CDS encoding nucleotidyltransferase family protein; its protein translation is MPSDELQPSEDFVKEIIKRDRKIFFKDYNDSINYKSSNNYNNDINIDIDNNMHDDNIEDNHKSIPFKSDENPIIADFTEYNPLHNGHYHCMKVAKEKVPNGIFVAIVPGLFERSGRGIPFIMTRQARAKIAIAVGADIVVEGPPMGIMGSGQYSLCLAKTFQGVCADYMPRGYRPFDEYGIILDRIAKGHGVAPKPYKIIDMDTSEVLFEGKLEEDNYVIASLSKSLKKINFDFKNKFIFVKRIKGVSGTLIRQATTTGNFNNVKTMLPKETISILENEMKEGRAPLHLSRDSDSILDSANNLSLDELNKLNLIDKETAKKIVESRENKDFESIEEIQNCISYGFSTHFNHRVLSVLETKINKDIIYDYIDNYSSKIRVLDYKNEDVLEEFKQKINNNNRRIELWQ